TGTGGCTGATGAAGCGGGATCGCTTCTCCGTGAACGCGCTCTCCCCGTTTTCAAAGGGCACCCGATAGGTGGTCATGGCCGTCCTCCCTGTCTGCTCCGCGCTCATTTCCACACGTCCCGCCGGTCCGTCCGGCCCGCCAGATAGTCCATGGACACGCCGAAGTGGTCCGCCAGGGCGCACAGATTATGGAAACTAGGCAAATTATTTCCAGACTCAAATTTCTGGTAATGCCGTTCTCCAATTCCAATGGCCGTGGCAACCTGGGCCTGGGTTTCTCCGCGCTCTTTTCGGAGCGATCGCAATTTTTCCTGAAATTCCATGCGTCCCCCTTGACACGCCAAATTTTAGGTATTATACTAAACTTAGAAACACGCCATTTTTTATGTTATTCGAGGTGATTTTTAGGATGACAGATTTTATGAAATGGCTCTATCCCCGGTATATCCGCCCTTATGTGGAGGCGGCGCCCCAGGAAGAATATGAGATGTGGCTGTCCCTGATGGAGAGCGACTTGGAATATCAATTCCGGGAGGAATTCGACAAGACCCTGGAATTCACCGCCATCCACGCCTTCCTGCTGGGCCTGCGCACCGGGGCGGGCCTGGGGGCGCTCATTCCACAAGGAACGGCGCCATCTGCCCCAGGACCTTCGGCGTGCACACCGCCGTGACCGCGATGGTCTCCCCGTACTCCACGTTCTCCACCTTGGCCTCCCGGTACAGCTGGTCCAGCAGGCCGCCCTTGTCGTAGGGGATGTGCAGCACACAGCGGCGGCTGCCGCTGTCCAGGCGTTCCCCGATCATCTCCAACAGCTTGTCCACACCCTCGCCGGTCTTGGCGGAGAGGGAGCAGATGTCCGCCCCGTGGGGCATGATCTCTCCGGCGGGCAGCCGGTCGGACTTGTTGAACACGTCGATCCGGGGCAGCTCTCCGGCCCCCAGCTCCCGGATCAGGTTCTCCACCACCGCCGCCTGCTGCTGCCACTCCGGGTTGGACACGTCGATGACGTGGAGCAGCAGATCTGCGTACTCCAACTCCTCCAGCGTGGCCTTGAA
This DNA window, taken from Dysosmobacter welbionis, encodes the following:
- a CDS encoding helix-turn-helix domain-containing protein, whose protein sequence is MEFQEKLRSLRKERGETQAQVATAIGIGERHYQKFESGNNLPSFHNLCALADHFGVSMDYLAGRTDRRDVWK